One Candidatus Omnitrophota bacterium DNA segment encodes these proteins:
- a CDS encoding DNA-3-methyladenine glycosylase produces the protein MKRLKREFFSHHPQEVAPRLLGKYLVVNLEDKKIITKIVETEAYGGERDLGCHVGRFGYTRRTSLLFGEVGYAYIYPVHINTFCLNVVCHPPGQAGGVLIRALEPIEGIDLILKNLNKSPEDYAIRKLLNGPGKLCRALKIDVFLNGYDMIKGEKIYFLEGENIEKEDILSTPRVNIPYAGICKKWLWRFIIKDSKFLSR, from the coding sequence ATGAAAAGGTTAAAGAGAGAATTTTTTAGTCATCATCCCCAAGAGGTTGCTCCAAGGTTATTGGGGAAATATTTGGTAGTTAACTTGGAAGATAAAAAGATAATAACAAAAATTGTGGAAACCGAGGCATATGGAGGAGAAAGGGATTTGGGCTGTCATGTGGGGAGGTTTGGTTATACCCGAAGGACTTCGCTTCTGTTTGGAGAAGTCGGTTATGCTTATATCTACCCCGTTCACATTAATACCTTCTGTTTAAATGTTGTCTGTCATCCCCCGGGACAAGCGGGTGGTGTTTTAATCAGAGCATTAGAACCAATTGAAGGGATAGATTTAATCCTTAAAAATTTAAATAAATCCCCGGAAGATTACGCTATCCGAAAATTATTGAATGGTCCCGGGAAATTATGCAGAGCATTAAAGATTGATGTGTTTCTCAATGGATACGATATGATTAAAGGAGAAAAAATTTATTTTTTGGAAGGAGAAAATATTGAAAAAGAGGATATTTTAAGTACTCCCAGAGTAAACATACCTTATGCGGGAATTTGCAAGAAGTGGCTCTGGAGGTTTATTATTAAAGATTCTAAATTCTTATCAAGATGA